The following are from one region of the Selenomonadales bacterium genome:
- a CDS encoding MBL fold metallo-hydrolase, giving the protein MEIKTMQVGALGTNCYIVSCKRTNEAMIIDPGGNTSDIVSYVHAKKLRVKAIVDTHGHADHIAANDDLRNLVDARLYIHEKDSAMLASAEKNLSLFIGRPIELRAADGYLKDGDTITIGDIVFTVLETPGHTPGGISLYTDKGSVFSGDTLFYLSVGRTDFPGGSMRQLNESIKTKLFTLPDKTAVYPGHGPATDIGTEKEQNPFIF; this is encoded by the coding sequence ATGGAGATAAAAACGATGCAGGTCGGCGCATTGGGAACGAATTGTTATATCGTTTCTTGCAAGCGTACGAACGAAGCGATGATCATTGATCCGGGCGGAAATACTTCGGATATCGTATCATATGTTCATGCCAAAAAACTTCGCGTAAAGGCGATCGTAGATACGCATGGACACGCAGACCATATTGCTGCGAACGATGACTTACGCAACCTTGTGGATGCGAGATTATATATTCATGAAAAAGACAGCGCGATGCTTGCTTCTGCCGAAAAGAACTTATCGCTTTTCATCGGCAGGCCGATCGAGCTTCGTGCAGCTGATGGTTATCTCAAAGACGGTGACACGATCACCATCGGAGATATCGTATTTACCGTGCTTGAAACACCGGGACATACACCGGGCGGCATCTCGCTCTATACGGACAAAGGTTCTGTATTCAGCGGAGATACACTGTTTTATCTGTCTGTCGGACGCACCGATTTCCCGGGCGGTTCGATGCGACAGCTGAACGAAAGCATCAAGACAAAGCTCTTTACGCTTCCCGATAAGACGGCAGTCTATCC